A genomic window from Triticum urartu cultivar G1812 chromosome 7, Tu2.1, whole genome shotgun sequence includes:
- the LOC125520794 gene encoding mitogen-activated protein kinase kinase 5-like, giving the protein MRPAGGGSSLPAQPGTPGRPRRRPDLTLPMPQRPDVSSSLAVPLPLPPPTAAPPTGAGPAQPLVAPPAAAPPPPPLHELERVRRVGSGAGGTVWMVRHRATGRCYALKVLYGNHDDAVRRQIAREIAILRTAEHPAVVRCHGMYERGGELQILLEYMDGGSLDGRRIADEPFLAHVARQVLSGIAYLHRRHIVHRDIKPSNLLIDSARRVKIADFGVGRILNQTMDPCNSSVGTIAYMSPERINTDINDGAYDGYAGDIWSFGLSILEFYLGRFPFGENLGRQGDWAALMVAICYSDPPEPSPATASPEFRGFIACCLQKNPANRLSAAQLLQHPFVALPQPQPLAAPPSS; this is encoded by the coding sequence ATGCGTCCGGccggcggcggcagcagcctcCCGGCCCAGCCGGGCACGCCgggccgcccgcgccgccgcccggatcTCACCCTCCCGATGCCGCAGCGCCCGGACGTCTCCTCCTCGCTCGCCGTCCCGCTCCCGCTCCCGCCCCCGACCGCCGCTCCCCCCACCGGCGCCGGCCCCGCCCAGCCGCTCGTGGCCCCGCCCGCGGCGGCCCCGCCCCCGCCCCCTCTCCACGAGCTGGAGCGCGTGCGGCGGGTCGGCAGCGGCGCGGGCGGCACCGTGTGGATGGTGCGGCACCGCGCCACGGGCCGCTGCTACGCGCTCAAGGTGCTCTACGGGAACCACGACGACGCGGTGCGGCGCCAGATCGCGCGGGAGATCGCCATCCTGCGCACCGCCGAGCACCCGGCCGTCGTGCGCTGCCACGGCATGTACGAGCGCGGCGGCGAGCTGCAGATCCTGCTCGAGTACATGGACGGCGGCTCCCTCGACGGCCGCCGCATCGCCGACGAGCCCTTCCTGGCGCACGTGGCGCGCCAGGTGCTCTCCGGCATCGCTTACCTCCACCGCCGCCACATCGTGCACCGCGACATCAAGCCCTCCAACCTGCTCATCGACTCGGCGCGCCGCGTCAAGATCGCCGACTTCGGGGTGGGCCGCATCCTGAACCAGACCATGGACCCCTGCAACTCCTCCGTCGGCACCATCGCCTACATGAGCCCCGAGCGCATCAACACCGACATCAACGACGGCGCCTACGACGGCTACGCCGGCGACATCTGGAGCTTCGGCCTCAGCATCCTCGAGTTCTACCTCGGAAGGTTCCCCTTCGGCGAGAACCTCGGCCGCCAGGGCGACTGGGCCGCGCTCATGGTCGCCATCTGCTACTCCGACCCGCCCGAGCCGTCCCCCGCCACCGCCTCGCCCGAGTTCCGGGGCTTCATCGCCTGCTGCCTGCAGAAGAACCCCGCCAACCGCCTCTCCGCCGCGCAGCTGCTGCAGCACCCCTTCGTCGCCTTGCCGCAGCCGCAGCcgctcgccgccccgccgtcaTCATGA
- the LOC125521161 gene encoding cytochrome P450 709B1-like, translated as MLAAYARSPAAPETYKRKPPIDQCSNIIRTYYIYIRARMDTIISTSTISRELSCTDRSSHAMVAMAPAAGLVLASLAVVLATTLWKAAVHLVWRPYAVARAFRRQGIRGPAYRFFVGNNEEVMAMRAATADDVLDLGSHDIIARVMPQYKAWVASYGKVFLSWSGYTPSLCVGDHDMVKQILSNKTGLYGKPNPGPNFLALLGKGLVFSDGDDWARHRRIVHPAFTMDKLKMMTRTMAECAGDMVRPWEALAAASDGGVARVDDVGQQFVELTADVISHTAFGSSYREGKEVFVAQRELQYIAFSTMNNVRVPGLEYLPTKTNQRRRQLTGKVRGTLMAIIRERQAAAKEAKGYGNDLLGLMLEANSSAGAGGQKAAAISMDEIIDECKTFFFAGHDTTSHLLTWAIFLLGTHPEWQQKLREEVLRECGGTGTPLHGDALNKLKLTTMVLYETLRLYGAVIMIARETRADTELGGVKIPKGTTTMIPMAIMHRDEEVWGADAGEFKPDRFQNGVGRAAKHPSAMLAFSAGPRSCIGQDFAMLEAKATLAVILRRFEFEVAPEYVHAPAEFLTLQPKCGLPVLLKLLGQ; from the exons ATGCTAGCTGCCTACGCGAGATCGCCGGCCGCCCCCGAAACCTACAAACGCAAGCCCCCAATCGACCAGTGCAGCAACATCATACGtacttattatatatatatacgtGCGCGCATGGACACAATCATCAGCACATCAACCATTTCCCGAGAGCTGAGCTGCACCGATCGATCGTCGCACGCCATGGTGGCTATGGCGCCCGCTGCAGGGCTGGTCCTGGCTTCGCTCGCCGTGGTGCTGGCAACCACGCTGTGGAAGGCGGCGGTGCACCTGGTGTGGCGCCCCTACGCCGTCGCGAGGGCGTTCAGGCGGCAGGGGATCCGCGGGCCGGCGTACCGGTTCTTCGTCGGCAACAACGAGGAGGTCATGGCGATGCGCGCGGCGACGGCCGACGACGTGCTCGACCTCGGCTCCCACGACATCATCGCGCGCGTGATGCCGCAGTACAAGGCGTGGGTGGCGTCCTACGGTAAGGTTTTCCTCTCGTGGTCGGGGTATACGCCGTCGCTCTGCGTCGGCGACCACGACATGGTGAAGCAGATCCTGTCCAACAAGACCGGGCTGTACGGCAAGCCCAACCCGGGGCCCAACTTCCTGGCCCTGCTGGGCAAGGGCCTCGTCTTCTCCGACGGCGACGACTGGGCGCGCCACCGCCGCATCGTGCACCCGGCGTTCACCATGGACAAGCTCAAGATGATGACCAGGACGATGGCGGAGTGCGCGGGGGACATGGTCCGGCCGTGGGAGGCGCTCGCCGCGGCGAGCGACGGCGGCGTGGCGAGGGTGGACGACGTCGGGCAGCAGTTCGTGGAGCTGACCGCCGACGTGATCTCGCACACGGCGTTCGGGAGCAGCTACAGGGAGGGGAAGGAGGTGTTCGTGGCGCAGCGGGAGCTCCAGTACATCGCCTTCTCCACCATGAACAACGTCCGCGTCCCGGGCCTCGAGTACCTCCCCACCAAGACcaaccagcggcggcggcagctcaCGGGCAAGGTGCGCGGCACGCTCATGGCGATCATCCGCGAGCGGCAGGCCGCCGCCAAGGAGGCCAAAGGCTACGGCAACGACTTGCTTGGCCTGATGCTCGAGGCCAACTCGTCGGCCGGCGCCGGCGGGCAGAAGGCGGCCGCCATTAGCATGGACGAGATCATCGACGAGTGCAAGACCTTCTTCTTCGCCGGGCACGACACAACCTCGCACCTCCTTACCTGGGCCATCTTCCTCCTCGGCACGCACCCGGAATGGCAGCAGAAGCTGAGGGAGGAGGTCCTCCGAGAGTGCGGCGGCACGGGGACGCCGCTGCACGGCGACGCGCTCAACAAGCTCAAGCTG ACGACGATGGTGCTGTACGAGACGCTGAGGCTCTACGGCGCAGTGATCATGATCGCGAGGGAGACGAGGGCGGACACGGAGCTCGGCGGCGTGAAGATCCCCAAGGGCACGACCACCATGATCCCGATGGCGATCATGCACCGGGACGAGGAGGTGTGGGGCGCGGACGCCGGCGAGTTCAAGCCGGACCGGTTTCAGAACGGCGTGGGCAGAGCCGCGAAGCACCCGAGCGCGATGCTGGCCTTCTCCGCCGGCCCGCGGTCGTGCATCGGGCAGGACTTCGCGATGCTGGAGGCCAAGGCGACGCTCGCGGTGATCCTGCGCCGGTTCGAGTTCGAGGTGGCGCCGGAGTACGTGCACGCGCCGGCCGAGTTCCTGACGCTGCAGCCCAAGTGCGGCCTCCCCGTGCTGCTCAAGCTCCTGGGTCAGTAG